The Lycium barbarum isolate Lr01 chromosome 12, ASM1917538v2, whole genome shotgun sequence genome includes a region encoding these proteins:
- the LOC132624266 gene encoding uncharacterized protein LOC132624266, translated as MQACHLVLGRPWQYDIAAIHDGRAKTYAVQSEGKSLILKPLSPKQVIEDYRRMKELKEAAKGKASIVTDPKSTSPPLGNEEVCAIMQPGEYFKGNDENKMMIFLVHKGILLSDSDDFSNANQFSSFVENLLQDFFDVFPEEMPSGLPPLRGIEHQIDFVPGS; from the coding sequence ATGCAGGCATGCCATTTAGTTTTGGGAAGGCCGTGGCAATATGACATAGCTGCAATTCATGATGGCCGAGCCAAAACATATGCAGTTCAAAGTGAAGGTAAGAGTCTCATACTCAAGCCTTTGTCACCAAAGCAAGTGATAGAAGATTATCGTCGGATGAAGGAGTTAAAGGAAGCGGCTAAAGGTAAGGCTAGTATTGTGACCGATCCTAAGTCCACATCACCACCGCTGGGTAACGAAGAGGTATGTGCAATCATGCAACCGGGAGAGTACTTTAAAGGTAAcgatgaaaataaaatgatgattTTCCTAGTGCATAAAGGTATTCTCTTGAGTGATAGTGATGATTTTTCTAATGCCAATCAATTTTCAAGTTTTGTTGAGAATCTTTTGCAagatttttttgatgtatttcccGAGGAGATGCCAAGTGGACTGCCTCCCTTGAGAGGAATTGAGCATCAAATAGATTTTGTGCCCGGATCCTAA